One Deltaproteobacteria bacterium DNA segment encodes these proteins:
- the acnA gene encoding aconitate hydratase AcnA: MASTGDSYQTRSVLEVGGTKFLIHRLEALGARAARLPFSLKILLENLLRGEDGRRVTREHIEALLAWEPARPSEREIPFMPARVLLQDFTGVPAVVDLAAMRDAMRAMGGDPARINPLQPADLVIDHSVQVDVFGTPDALRRNTEIEFERNRERYAFLRWGQQAFGNFRVVPPDTGIVHQVNLEYLAPVVFHRPENGLQIAYPDTVLGTDSHTTMINGLGVVGWGVGGIEAEAAMLGQPTVMLVPEVVGFRLAGRLAPGATATDVVLTVTEMLRKKGVVGKFVEFYGPGVAGLALADRATIGNMAPEYGATIGFFPIDAETLVYLRLSGRDPTLVALVEAYARAQGLFRTADTPDPVFSDRLELDLGTVEPSLAGPRRPQDRVPLRGARGAWRKALAEFLKKEVDGLDKKEVERWLAEGGQPIATAPPAPKTLGDLARTVPIEMGGARGQLGHGAVVIAAITSCTNTSNPSVMLAAGLLARKAVARGLRVRPWVKTSLAPGSKVVTRYLADTKLMADLERLGFHLVGYGCTTCIAAGTPVLLANGTSRRIEELPEAG, encoded by the coding sequence ATGGCGAGCACCGGAGACAGCTATCAGACCCGAAGCGTCCTCGAGGTCGGCGGCACGAAGTTCCTGATCCATCGTCTCGAGGCGCTCGGTGCACGCGCGGCGCGGCTGCCCTTCTCGCTCAAGATCCTGCTCGAGAACCTGCTGCGCGGCGAGGACGGCCGGCGGGTGACGCGCGAGCACATCGAGGCGCTCCTCGCGTGGGAGCCGGCCCGCCCTTCGGAGCGCGAGATCCCCTTCATGCCGGCGCGCGTGCTGCTCCAGGACTTCACCGGCGTGCCCGCGGTCGTCGATCTCGCCGCCATGCGCGACGCGATGCGCGCCATGGGGGGCGATCCCGCGCGCATCAACCCGCTCCAGCCCGCCGACCTGGTGATCGACCACTCGGTGCAGGTGGACGTCTTCGGCACGCCGGACGCGCTCAGGCGGAACACGGAGATCGAGTTCGAGCGGAACCGCGAGCGCTATGCCTTCCTGCGCTGGGGCCAGCAAGCATTTGGAAACTTCCGAGTTGTTCCGCCCGACACCGGCATCGTGCACCAGGTGAACCTCGAGTACCTGGCGCCGGTCGTCTTCCACCGCCCGGAGAACGGGCTCCAGATCGCCTACCCCGACACCGTCCTCGGCACCGACTCGCACACCACCATGATCAACGGGCTCGGCGTGGTCGGCTGGGGCGTGGGCGGCATCGAGGCCGAGGCGGCGATGCTCGGGCAGCCGACCGTCATGCTCGTCCCGGAGGTGGTGGGCTTCCGCCTCGCGGGCCGGCTCGCGCCGGGCGCCACCGCGACCGACGTCGTCCTCACCGTGACCGAGATGCTGCGGAAGAAGGGCGTGGTCGGCAAGTTCGTCGAGTTCTACGGCCCCGGGGTGGCGGGCCTCGCGCTCGCCGACCGCGCCACCATCGGCAACATGGCGCCCGAGTACGGCGCGACGATCGGCTTCTTCCCGATCGACGCGGAGACGCTCGTCTACCTGCGGCTCAGCGGCCGCGACCCGACGCTGGTCGCGCTGGTCGAGGCCTACGCGCGCGCCCAGGGGCTCTTCCGGACCGCCGACACACCGGACCCCGTCTTCAGCGACCGGCTCGAGCTCGATCTCGGCACCGTCGAGCCGAGCCTCGCGGGGCCGCGGCGGCCGCAGGACCGGGTGCCGCTGCGCGGCGCGCGCGGCGCCTGGCGGAAGGCGCTCGCCGAGTTCTTGAAGAAGGAGGTCGACGGGCTCGACAAGAAGGAGGTCGAGCGCTGGCTCGCCGAGGGCGGGCAGCCGATTGCGACCGCGCCGCCCGCCCCGAAGACGCTCGGCGACCTCGCCAGGACGGTGCCGATCGAGATGGGCGGCGCGCGCGGCCAGCTCGGGCACGGCGCGGTCGTGATCGCCGCGATCACGAGCTGCACCAACACCTCGAACCCCTCGGTGATGCTCGCCGCCGGCCTGCTGGCGCGCAAGGCAGTGGCGCGCGGGCTCCGGGTGCGGCCCTGGGTGAAGACCAGCCTCGCGCCCGGCTCGAAGGTGGTGACGCGCTACCTCGCCGACACGAAGCTCATGGCCGACCTGGAGCGTCTCGGCTTCCACCTGGTCGGCTACGGCTGCACGACGTGCATCGCAGCCGGAACGCCGGTGCTGCTCGCCAACGGCACCTCCCGCCGCATCGAGGAACTCCCGGAAGCCGGCG